The Chthoniobacterales bacterium genome includes a window with the following:
- the gap gene encoding type I glyceraldehyde-3-phosphate dehydrogenase — MIKIGINGFGRIGRLVFRAICDQGLLGNTIQVIAVNDLVPADNLAYLLKYDSTQGRFKGEVSSAKSDPSKAEDDLLIVNGNEIKCLAVKEGPAALPWKELGVDIVVEATGLFTEAAKAKGHLDAGAKKVLISAPGKGEDITIVMGVNHEKYDDSKHHIISNASCTTNCLGPIVHVLLKEGFGIEEGLMTTVHSYTATQKTVDAPSRKDWKGGRSAALNIIPSTTGAAKAVGLAIPEVQGKLTGMAFRVPTPTVSVVDLTVRTEKETSYAEICVAMKKASETYLNGILAYTGDEVVSSDFIHDTHSSIFDSGSGMGLNSRFFKLVSWYDNEWGYSVRCVDLIRYIAGKM; from the coding sequence ATGATTAAAATCGGCATCAATGGCTTCGGCAGAATCGGACGGCTCGTGTTTCGCGCCATCTGTGATCAAGGTCTTCTCGGCAATACTATCCAAGTCATCGCAGTCAATGACCTGGTCCCGGCAGACAACCTAGCTTACTTGCTGAAATACGATTCCACCCAAGGTCGATTCAAGGGTGAAGTTAGCAGCGCCAAATCGGATCCTTCCAAAGCGGAAGACGATCTTCTCATCGTCAACGGCAACGAGATTAAATGTCTCGCGGTCAAGGAAGGTCCCGCAGCATTGCCATGGAAAGAGCTGGGCGTGGATATTGTCGTGGAAGCAACCGGACTTTTCACCGAAGCGGCAAAAGCCAAGGGACACTTGGACGCCGGCGCAAAGAAAGTGCTCATTTCTGCCCCTGGTAAAGGCGAGGACATCACCATTGTCATGGGAGTCAACCACGAAAAATATGACGACTCCAAACACCACATTATTTCCAATGCCAGTTGTACCACGAACTGTCTCGGACCGATCGTGCATGTCTTGTTGAAAGAAGGTTTTGGGATCGAAGAAGGTCTGATGACTACGGTACATAGCTATACGGCCACGCAAAAAACCGTCGATGCTCCTTCCCGCAAGGATTGGAAAGGCGGACGGTCCGCTGCGCTGAATATCATCCCGTCTACTACAGGCGCCGCGAAGGCGGTGGGCCTGGCCATTCCCGAAGTGCAGGGCAAGCTAACTGGCATGGCCTTCCGTGTGCCGACGCCGACTGTTAGTGTCGTCGATCTAACAGTTCGCACCGAAAAGGAAACGTCCTACGCGGAAATCTGCGTTGCCATGAAAAAAGCGAGCGAAACCTACCTCAATGGCATACTAGCTTATACAGGTGACGAGGTTGTCTCCAGCGACTTCATTCACGACACGCACTCGAGCATTTTCGATTCGGGTTCCGGCATGGGCCTGAACAGCCGATTCTTCAAGCTAGTAAGCTGGTATGACAACGAATGGGGATACTCCGTGCGTTGCGTCGATCTGATTCGTTACATCGCAGGTAAGATGTAA